In Pseudoalteromonas sp. MM1, a single window of DNA contains:
- a CDS encoding Hpt domain-containing protein, with product MPIPEEYIDNTITQANVLAQLEQDVGSLTLVRLVNLFINELEEMRVRLKNAIDEQDEDNIKDIMHVLKNSAALYGALTLAALASQLHDYPPATIEENIHAAQNVLHNLEKTHAAYQVIANNIT from the coding sequence ATGCCAATACCAGAAGAATATATTGATAACACCATTACTCAAGCGAATGTGTTAGCGCAACTAGAGCAAGATGTAGGCTCACTTACCTTGGTTAGGCTAGTAAACTTATTTATTAATGAATTAGAAGAAATGCGAGTTCGTCTTAAAAATGCTATTGATGAGCAAGATGAAGATAATATTAAAGATATAATGCACGTACTTAAAAATTCAGCGGCACTGTACGGTGCTTTAACTTTAGCAGCTCTTGCCAGTCAGCTGCATGATTACCCACCCGCTACCATCGAAGAAAATATTCACGCTGCTCAGAACGTTCTACATAATCTAGAAAAAACGCATGCTGCATATCAAGTTATTGCAAATAATATTACTTAG
- a CDS encoding sigma-54 dependent transcriptional regulator gives MNDSQKKALVYIVEDSIASGALYASQLEQAGHECKHFTDGYSALVGIKEMMPDVIVQDVCLPDISGLEVLQFVKKQEKPANVVMITSNSSIDVAVEAMRLGGFDFLEKPFSGQRLVNAVDSALSQKAPPAVKIQEQKAQNTSGFIGESLAMQTVFRLLDSAARSKACVFITGESGTGKEVCAQTLHDTSPRSEGPFIAINCAAIPGELFESEFFGHVKGAFSGALSDRKGAVEVANGGTLFLDELCEMELNLQAKLLRFLQTGAFNRVGSSEVLHSNVRLVCATNRSPVVEVAEGRFREDLYYRLNVIPVKLPPLRERAGDIMLLAKHILKQKSESNAKLFHRFSKEVENLFCNYDWPGNIRELQNVIENIVVINEGDVVELDMLPSSFGVNSAIPIKNTSSSQSAEQIQTNSLMGVHDIEPLWQVEKRAIESAIAVCDDNIPLAAAYLGVSASTIYRKIKGWG, from the coding sequence ATGAACGATTCTCAAAAAAAAGCACTGGTTTATATTGTAGAAGATAGCATTGCAAGTGGGGCTCTTTATGCGAGTCAATTAGAGCAAGCAGGGCACGAATGTAAACACTTTACCGATGGCTACTCTGCCTTGGTTGGTATAAAAGAGATGATGCCGGATGTTATTGTTCAAGATGTTTGCTTACCCGATATTAGCGGCTTAGAAGTGCTACAGTTTGTTAAAAAGCAAGAAAAGCCTGCTAACGTAGTAATGATCACTTCAAATAGCTCTATTGATGTTGCAGTAGAGGCGATGCGTTTAGGTGGCTTTGATTTTTTAGAAAAACCGTTTTCAGGCCAGCGCTTAGTGAACGCCGTTGATAGCGCACTTTCACAAAAAGCACCTCCTGCAGTTAAAATTCAAGAACAAAAAGCGCAAAACACCTCTGGCTTTATTGGTGAATCGTTAGCAATGCAAACGGTGTTTAGGCTTTTAGATAGTGCGGCACGAAGCAAAGCATGTGTTTTTATTACCGGAGAGAGTGGCACAGGTAAAGAAGTGTGCGCGCAAACTTTGCACGACACCAGCCCAAGAAGTGAAGGGCCATTTATTGCAATTAACTGTGCTGCTATTCCAGGAGAGCTATTTGAGTCAGAGTTTTTTGGTCATGTAAAAGGGGCCTTTAGCGGAGCGTTAAGTGATAGAAAAGGGGCTGTAGAAGTTGCAAACGGCGGCACTTTATTTTTAGATGAACTGTGTGAGATGGAGCTCAACCTACAAGCTAAGTTATTGCGTTTTTTACAAACGGGTGCGTTTAATCGGGTAGGCAGTAGCGAGGTTTTACACAGTAATGTAAGGCTAGTGTGTGCAACAAATAGAAGCCCTGTAGTTGAAGTTGCCGAAGGGCGTTTTAGAGAAGATTTATACTATAGGCTTAATGTTATTCCTGTAAAGTTACCTCCGCTACGCGAGCGAGCTGGCGATATAATGTTGCTTGCAAAGCATATTTTAAAGCAAAAAAGTGAAAGTAACGCTAAGTTATTCCATCGCTTTTCAAAAGAAGTTGAAAACCTTTTTTGCAACTACGATTGGCCCGGTAATATCCGTGAGCTGCAAAATGTTATCGAAAATATCGTTGTTATCAACGAGGGTGACGTAGTTGAGCTAGATATGTTACCTAGCTCATTTGGTGTTAATTCTGCTATTCCAATCAAAAATACCAGCTCGTCTCAATCTGCAGAGCAAATACAAACTAACTCGCTTATGGGCGTACACGACATAGAGCCCCTGTGGCAGGTTGAAAAAAGGGCAATAGAGTCGGCAATAGCAGTATGTGATGATAACATTCCACTTGCTGCAGCCTATTTAGGAGTAAGCGCCTCGACTATTTACAGAAAAATAAAAGGTTGGGGTTAG
- a CDS encoding peroxiredoxin-like family protein, whose translation MSNVNLQPASVMQPLVVSDLDNNDVNLVDRVSDKPWKMIVVYRGQHCPKCTEQLNELATMHDDFASVGVEVVAVSGDSEEQLKKHLEKIDVNFPLYYNLTIEQMTDLGLYISEPRSDAETDHPFAEPCIIVLNEDNQVQMLDKSNSPFVRPSLKQLLGGIKFSRENDYPIRGTFIK comes from the coding sequence ATGAGTAACGTTAATTTACAGCCAGCGAGTGTAATGCAGCCTTTAGTGGTAAGCGATTTAGATAACAATGACGTGAATTTAGTTGACCGCGTAAGCGACAAACCTTGGAAAATGATAGTGGTGTACAGAGGCCAGCATTGCCCTAAATGTACCGAGCAACTAAACGAGCTTGCAACAATGCATGACGATTTTGCCAGCGTAGGTGTAGAAGTTGTAGCAGTAAGTGGCGATAGCGAAGAGCAGCTTAAAAAGCATCTTGAAAAAATAGACGTAAATTTCCCTCTTTATTACAATTTAACCATTGAGCAAATGACTGATTTAGGCTTATACATTAGTGAACCGCGTAGTGATGCTGAAACAGATCACCCATTTGCTGAGCCTTGTATTATTGTTTTAAACGAAGATAACCAAGTACAGATGCTTGATAAATCAAATAGTCCATTTGTTCGTCCAAGCCTTAAGCAGTTGTTAGGCGGTATTAAATTTTCACGCGAAAACGACTACCCAATTCGCGGTACTTTTATTAAGTAA
- a CDS encoding Hsp20 family protein: protein MRTVDLSPLYRSFIGFDHLASLMDAAARTDKQPSFPPYNIEALDKDKYRITMAVAGFSENELTIESENNTLKVAGTKPNKDENEERKFIHQGIAERNFERKFQLGDHVKVLGADLANGLLSIDLEREIPEALKPRKIEIGGGNLIEGK from the coding sequence ATGCGTACAGTAGACTTATCACCACTTTATCGTTCATTCATCGGCTTTGATCATTTAGCATCTTTAATGGATGCGGCAGCTCGTACAGACAAGCAGCCTAGCTTTCCTCCTTACAATATCGAAGCACTAGATAAAGACAAATACAGAATCACTATGGCCGTTGCTGGCTTTAGTGAAAATGAGCTGACCATTGAGTCAGAGAACAACACGTTAAAAGTTGCAGGCACTAAACCAAATAAAGATGAAAATGAAGAGCGTAAGTTCATTCATCAAGGTATTGCTGAACGTAACTTTGAGCGTAAGTTTCAACTAGGGGATCATGTAAAGGTGCTCGGTGCCGATTTAGCCAACGGTCTGCTTAGCATTGACCTAGAGCGCGAAATCCCAGAAGCACTTAAACCTCGTAAAATTGAAATTGGCGGTGGTAACCTAATCGAAGGTAAATAA